The stretch of DNA TAAATAACCGCGATCCTGATGAGCCGGTTTAATCGTCACTAGCGAAGAGCTATTGTCCACTTTTCGGTAATATCCTCCCAATTTCACGAAGATGAGCGGGTGTGGGGTAGAATTGAGTATCCTGTGAGATGCTATCAAAATTCGTTGGCAGGACACCCACGACTGTCAAGAGGAAACATTCAAAATAACGAGAAAGACAGCACGAATTACACGGGCGCGGCTACGACCTGTTGAATTCGGCGCTCAATCTTTTATAGGATTGAATATGAGGTCTCGGTAGTCATAGCCGCGGCCTTGTTGAAATCAAACGGTGATGAGTTTTAGGAGTCGTGCTGCATACACGGCACATGTCTCGTGTGGCCGGAGAGTTGTAGTTACGTTTCCTGTGAGATTGATTCAGACACGAACATGGCGGGATGCGTCCACGGATAGGTATTACTGTTCAGGTTTCGTGACACTCTCAGAATCTGGCTGTGAATATTAACCTCATAGCCGTGGTGCTACGGACAGAACACGGATCACTGTGTTCTGATCAACAATGAATCGACGTGAGTTACTACAAGCAGCGACTGGCACACTGGTGCTGACACAGGCACCGATCGTGTTTGCACAGGATGATGAGGAGTTCAACGCTGTGGACATCATGTTCGTGCGAATGATGATTCCGCATCACGAGGGGGCGATCCAGATGGCCGAACTCATCCCAGAGCGAACCGATCGGGAGGAATTACTCGATCTCCGGACAGAGATAATCGAGGAGCAAGAAGCGGAGATCGATCTCATGTGTGAATTGCTCGATGATGCCGGTGTCACCGGTTGTGACGAGGTGGGGAGCATGATGCCCCACGAGGTGGGGAGCATGATGCCCCACGAGATGGGAGAGATGATGCGCGGCGACGGGATGGACGACGATGAGATGAGCAACGGGATGGACGACGATGAGATGGGCAACGGAATGCGCGCCGACGAGATAGAGGAGATGATGCCGCGAGAGCACATGATGACCCACGACGACAGGCGCGAACTCCGTCGCGCCGAAAACGAGGAGTTCGATTGCCTGTTCGCCGAACACATGATTCGCCATCACGAGGGTGCCGTCGTGATGTCCGAGCACGTGCTCGACGAAGGTGAATCTGAGCGCGTTGCCGATCTCGCAGACGGGATTATCGACGCTCAGCAAGAAGAGATTGAACTGATGGAGGAGTGGCGAGACGACTGGGATTGTTGACGTCAAATCCCTAATTCGGTTTTTTCCGGAGCAATCCAGTCTATTCGAGGGGATAGCACCCCGCATTGACATCCTCCTCCGGCTAAAGCCGGAGGAATCCTGAGTCAAGCGAATCGAAGATTC from Natronorubrum tibetense GA33 encodes:
- a CDS encoding DUF305 domain-containing protein yields the protein MNRRELLQAATGTLVLTQAPIVFAQDDEEFNAVDIMFVRMMIPHHEGAIQMAELIPERTDREELLDLRTEIIEEQEAEIDLMCELLDDAGVTGCDEVGSMMPHEVGSMMPHEMGEMMRGDGMDDDEMSNGMDDDEMGNGMRADEIEEMMPREHMMTHDDRRELRRAENEEFDCLFAEHMIRHHEGAVVMSEHVLDEGESERVADLADGIIDAQQEEIELMEEWRDDWDC